TACTTAGTGTGCACTTAacacaaccatcaaattctagtatgcataatgactagaaaaattgcactttccatacatcttgtccatgtctgccattttgaaattccagaaatagacatttttagctgtaagacttactgtactttggtcatactagtaaatattagattaacattttttaaatattCGTGAATTTCAATTTTGgaaaatttggcaacaggcagcaccaTTTCAATAAGCAACATAGCTCCGATACCTACTGTGGCCATCGtcctacacagggcacctttaaggCAGTGCTTGCGTTTGAAAGTAGGCTATGTGGATGGGATACCTGGGGAAGGCTGAGTGTACACTTATTATGTTCACACGtaaattgagaaaaaaaatgtttacaaatatccacatacatgtatgtgtaacTAGCCTCTGATTCTGaccccccaacaacccccccccctgacCTTTCACCTCTGTCCCTCCTACTTGCGCAGGTGTGAAGGATGGCCTCGTGCTCGGAGATCTGTGCACCTGAGCAGTCTGAGCGTGCTCAGAAACCCACAGAGGCGGAGGCGGGGCAGGGGGCGGcatcgtcgtcatcgtcatcgggCTGCCACAAGTATGGCGTGCGCTCATACCTGCACCACTTCTACGAGGAGTGCACGGCCTCTGTGTGGGAACGCCATGATGATTTCCAGACCCAGAGATCGCCACAATGGCTGAGCTCGGGCCTCTGGAAGGTGAAAAAAGTTTCTttgttttgcatttgcatttgcatgtaAACCGAGAAAAtcggagacttgaatggctttCTTCTTCCCACGACACAGTGTTCACGTATTTATGACATCTCTTGACAGCATTTTTATGTAGATTCACCAATATGTGTGGAAAAAAGTTATTTTGCAAAACAGGATGAAAGAAAATGTCAGTTGATTAAAGCAGAAAATACAATCTCTGTTCAGAgccagattaatgcacaagcTACAGTAGATatatatggctgcaacctaggggccaGGGAGCCCCCAGATGGCCAAAGGGGGAAAATCAATATATTTGGAGGAATGTAGCAAGATAACTTAGTCTGCCTTATCAGGTAGAATTTTAAATCTTAGTAGTACTCCACTTTGGTTGGATGCAGTCTACATGATTTTCttatgaaatttgcctttcttGGAGGCCTGCAGCATCctatagcctagggcccccgggcCTTCTTACTCCGGCCCTGTCTCTGTTACATTAAGTACGTACAGTGCACTTGTTGCTCTTTACCTTAGGGTTAGGGATATAAATGTGTAATCTGACATGTAGATACACCTTTGGAAGGTGACGTGACTTGACTGGGTCATACGCCATATTTTTCATCACCCTAATGTGATTACATGACAAATATTGAGATTAATGTATTTGCCCATCGATATATCACAATAACATACTGTGATAATGTATTCACAATCTATTTGGCTGTCAGACTGGCCTGGACTGGATCACACAACATATTTACATCACACAGATGTACATCTAATTACATGAAGAATATTAAGATTAATGTATTTTTCGATCGATATGTTATGATAATGTACTGTTGCGTTGTTTACGCAAACGCTGTCAGAATACCCTATGCTTCTGAGTTGTCCGGAGGGAGGTTTCTCAATGTTCTACACCAAGTTGAACTAGATGGTTTCTGAAATATTGGTTTTGACTTTAAATGTACATAGTGTATTtatcctccccccttctctctctagcTTGAATTTTgaaatatctctctgtctctctctgtctctcttcatctctctctctctctctctctctctctctctctctctctctctctctctctctctctctctctctctctctctctcactcactctctatccTTCCATCAGGTCTCTCTGGTGTTCGGTTCCCTGGTGCTGCTAATTGGCCTGGTGGTGTTTGTGGTGGGCTGCACACTCCCGTCCCGCATCGAGGCCTTTGGCGACGGGGAGCTGCTCTTCGTGGACCACCAGGCCGTCCGCTTCAACCAGGGGCTCCAGGTGAGCATCCAGGCCGGGGCGGTGATGCTCTGCCTGGGCGGCCTGACGGTGGCCGGCAGCCTCTTTGTCTCCGCTTTCTCCAGGAGCCACAGGAAAGAGGATCCCATGCTCAGCCCGCCCACCAAAGACCGGGAtcgaggcagggagaggaggagaggaaacagaggaggaggaggaggaagagaaagtggaGGAGGTAACGTCCCCTCTGAGCCAGTCACCAAGCCGCCTACCCCCATGTCTAGCGAGGCAGGAGTGCCCGTCACCCTGTCCAAAGTAGAAACCATACAACCCCCTTCGGAAGAAGTCCCCTCATCCCCGTCTCACTAGCGTCTTAGCATATAGTAGTGGTTCGTTTTCACTGTATATAGTCTAACTTCGCGTGTTGTCTGCCAATGGATAAGCAATGGGCAATCATGGAGGACTTTGGCTGGAGTGAGCAGGACTGAAGGCAATTATGTGGTGATGAATGAAGTGTTTGCTgtaatgcagggatgtcaaactcaaattcacagggtGCCAAAATTAAAATTGGTCACAGGCCGAGCtcaaaattattttatttttttaatgggcCAAAAAattgtacatgcatgcattcacttAACACTAAAGGCAAATTCCATAGCTATATGGTAACTTAAATGTGCCTCAACATATTTTGTTATGTGAGCAGCCGTTGTTACGTTGGCCTTTGTCCACTTATACTCCTATCGCACACGTAATTTATTGTTCAAGTCATCTTActgttaatggtgtatgtgggccaatttTATAGCCTAGagagctaaacccctacagctgaAAGCTGACAGCTATTTGCAGCCACAAGGGGCGTTCTAAATGTCTAGGCTACCAActttaatgcacatttgaaaaaaTCTCACGGCCATATAAAAGGACatcgcgggccagatttggcccctgggcctgagtttgacatccctgccgtaGTGAATTGTTGTAAATTCATAATGGAGTACTATTCTTGTATGCTTTTAAGGGGAGGAAATATGTTATTGTTTTCATATCCAGTTCAGAAcaaaacactttatttttctttACATGTAACAGATGTGTCTCTTAAGCTctattcggacgggactagtttaatggggggaCCTGGGGTAAAACAATAATAATGGGGGAATTTAGTCCCGtccgaacgcgccatgtcagtaaagatagcggagtaTGTCGGTAAACTTCACCTAGAGTTTTACCTCCTGTGAAACGGTCCAGAGAAATTACCCTCGGTAATAATAATCCCATCCGAATGcgaagatgtctggttaagtgcacaaaatgcacaatatatccaatctctccaGGCTAGGGGTAAACTGTGGTCAAACACCTTGGGGTAAACCATGGTCAAATGCACTCTCCAAATGAAAtgacacgcatgcagacgcattagaatggattttgatgggttagtaaaccaacagggaattattaaaattgttccaattgaccaaatgcctccatggattcgcaataatgtgctcaaaaatctatgatattgtggagttggcacgcACATGACGACAAGCGCAGTCACAACGGTGCGTGATGAGTTACCACTCCCACTTTCTTTTAATCCAGTCCGAATCTGCCATTTCTATTActgacgtcctgagataaaataACATTTCCCCaggtccatacat
The Engraulis encrasicolus isolate BLACKSEA-1 chromosome 20, IST_EnEncr_1.0, whole genome shotgun sequence genome window above contains:
- the LOC134436003 gene encoding neurensin-1-like, whose translation is MASCSEICAPEQSERAQKPTEAEAGQGAASSSSSSGCHKYGVRSYLHHFYEECTASVWERHDDFQTQRSPQWLSSGLWKVSLVFGSLVLLIGLVVFVVGCTLPSRIEAFGDGELLFVDHQAVRFNQGLQVSIQAGAVMLCLGGLTVAGSLFVSAFSRSHRKEDPMLSPPTKDRDRGRERRRGNRGGGGGRESGGGNVPSEPVTKPPTPMSSEAGVPVTLSKVETIQPPSEEVPSSPSH